A window of the Chloroflexus sp. Y-396-1 genome harbors these coding sequences:
- the bchZ gene encoding chlorophyllide a reductase subunit Z, with product MSITLIRDISDTSSYWGASWVFGCFPDVHIVCDAPIGCYNLLGMAVTDYTDALPHMANLTPTSIREEDVINGTAKALIRTIDDLRTMGMVEGKHLLVISTAESEMISADHAQLIAQIDPNARFFWSQSLEQDEWTGRERALRFAWEQYGKPYVAPHTQPRPRTVNIIGPTLGCFNAPSDLYELKRLITGIGAEINLVYPYEASIATTPKLAEAAVNVVMYREFGRGLAEDLGRPYLFAPFGVFGTTAFLRELGQLLAINPNQVESFIEREKRTTLQPVWDLWRGPQSDWFATVDCAIVAARSYADGLRSFLGDELGMKIAWVSGRPRLEDEPDNIEIRKRLHARAPAFVFGSINEKIYLAEANARGTHFIPATFPGPVVRRTTGTPFMGYAGAANIMQELVNRFYETVINFLPVEPVNAGGAQPKPTTAETMPWTKEATDRLNTALEAIPYLARISASRTLRAAAEQAAKARGLNEVTREIVEAAIAQHSAT from the coding sequence ATGAGCATTACGCTGATCCGTGATATTTCTGACACCAGCAGCTACTGGGGTGCTTCGTGGGTCTTTGGCTGCTTCCCCGACGTCCATATCGTGTGTGATGCACCAATCGGCTGCTACAATCTGCTGGGAATGGCGGTGACCGATTACACCGATGCGCTACCGCACATGGCCAACCTGACACCAACCTCCATCCGTGAAGAGGATGTGATCAACGGTACGGCAAAGGCGCTGATCCGTACTATCGACGATTTGCGCACGATGGGCATGGTAGAAGGCAAGCATTTACTGGTCATCTCAACTGCTGAAAGCGAGATGATCAGCGCCGATCACGCCCAACTCATTGCTCAGATCGATCCCAATGCCCGCTTTTTCTGGAGCCAGTCTCTCGAACAGGACGAGTGGACTGGCCGCGAGCGGGCATTACGCTTTGCCTGGGAGCAGTACGGCAAGCCGTATGTCGCTCCGCACACCCAACCACGACCGCGCACCGTGAACATTATCGGGCCAACGCTTGGTTGCTTTAACGCCCCCAGTGACCTCTACGAACTCAAACGGTTGATTACCGGGATTGGCGCCGAGATTAATCTCGTTTATCCTTATGAAGCCAGTATTGCAACCACACCCAAACTCGCCGAAGCAGCAGTCAATGTCGTGATGTATCGCGAATTTGGACGTGGTCTGGCCGAAGACCTGGGCCGTCCATACCTCTTCGCGCCGTTCGGTGTGTTTGGCACAACTGCTTTCTTGCGTGAATTGGGCCAACTCCTTGCCATCAACCCGAATCAGGTTGAGTCTTTTATCGAACGCGAGAAGCGCACTACCCTACAGCCAGTCTGGGATCTGTGGCGAGGCCCACAGAGCGACTGGTTCGCAACGGTTGACTGTGCCATTGTCGCAGCCCGCAGTTATGCAGATGGTCTGCGGAGCTTCCTCGGTGATGAACTGGGGATGAAGATTGCCTGGGTGTCAGGCCGACCACGCCTCGAAGATGAGCCTGATAATATCGAGATTAGAAAACGGCTACACGCCAGAGCACCGGCCTTCGTATTCGGCAGTATCAACGAGAAGATTTATCTGGCAGAGGCAAATGCGCGCGGAACTCACTTTATTCCGGCAACGTTCCCCGGCCCGGTCGTTCGTCGTACTACCGGTACGCCATTTATGGGTTATGCTGGTGCCGCTAACATTATGCAAGAGCTGGTAAATCGCTTTTACGAGACGGTCATTAACTTTCTGCCGGTGGAGCCGGTTAACGCTGGCGGCGCTCAGCCGAAACCAACCACTGCTGAAACCATGCCCTGGACGAAAGAGGCTACTGATCGCTTGAACACGGCGCTGGAGGCAATACCCTACCTTGCCCGCATTAGCGCTAGCCGTACCCTGCGTGCTGCTGCCGAACAGGCTGCAAAGGCCCGTGGCCTCAACGAAGTTACCCGCGAAATTGTCGAAGCAGCAATTGCCCAACATAGCGCAACCTGA
- the bchY gene encoding chlorophyllide a reductase subunit Y, which translates to MAEIIPLTPAGTDSASEPFRGGACKLHPQTMCPAFGALRVLTRIEGAQPAMVTDTGCLYGLTFVTHFYAARKSIVAPALGTAELSSGKVQEAANAAIAEAATAANTTFIPVISLCVAETAGLAEELLPKEIDGKPVILVRVPAYAIHSHPEAKDVALAAVMRRFIDTGGEHEPGTLALIGEVFPADPLLIDGVVRKMGGRVVTTLPGRHVDEIRQAGRAAAVAALHPFYRETIGVLRERGVAVISGAPIGAEGSAAWLRAIGAALDLDEDVVERVAAEEEATARGFLAGKPLQGATILVSGYEGNEMLYARLLIEGGAHVPYVSTSIGPSALTAADEAWLKAHGTQAVIYRKTLEDDKAAMEHWTFDLVIGTTTLAAYAKEKGIPAVYYTNILSVRPLFLAGGMIASLNFVRDLLNRKPIYDRMLAFFAGENRQEGHQ; encoded by the coding sequence ATGGCCGAGATCATTCCCCTGACACCGGCCGGCACCGATTCTGCTAGCGAACCATTTCGCGGTGGCGCCTGCAAACTTCATCCGCAAACAATGTGTCCGGCCTTTGGCGCACTGCGTGTGTTAACGCGGATCGAGGGCGCACAACCGGCAATGGTCACCGATACCGGCTGTTTGTACGGTCTTACCTTCGTGACCCATTTTTACGCGGCGCGGAAGAGTATCGTTGCGCCCGCGCTGGGTACGGCAGAATTATCGAGTGGGAAAGTCCAGGAAGCGGCAAATGCCGCGATTGCCGAGGCGGCCACGGCAGCAAATACAACCTTTATACCGGTTATTTCGCTATGTGTGGCCGAAACTGCCGGTCTGGCCGAAGAGCTACTGCCAAAGGAGATCGATGGCAAACCGGTTATTTTGGTACGTGTGCCGGCGTATGCCATCCATTCGCATCCCGAAGCGAAAGATGTTGCACTGGCCGCGGTGATGCGGCGATTTATTGATACCGGTGGCGAACACGAACCGGGCACGCTGGCGTTAATCGGGGAAGTATTCCCCGCCGATCCGTTGTTGATCGACGGCGTCGTGCGCAAGATGGGTGGCCGTGTCGTAACAACGTTGCCCGGACGGCACGTTGACGAAATTCGCCAGGCCGGTAGAGCTGCTGCGGTCGCGGCTTTACATCCGTTCTACCGCGAGACCATCGGCGTGCTCCGCGAACGCGGTGTCGCTGTGATCAGTGGTGCGCCGATTGGTGCTGAGGGGAGTGCGGCCTGGCTGCGCGCCATCGGCGCAGCGCTCGACCTCGATGAGGATGTGGTAGAGCGGGTTGCTGCTGAAGAAGAGGCGACAGCCCGTGGCTTCCTCGCCGGCAAACCGTTACAGGGCGCAACCATCCTGGTGTCGGGTTATGAAGGCAACGAAATGCTTTACGCCCGTCTCTTGATCGAAGGTGGTGCTCACGTTCCTTACGTGAGTACGAGTATCGGGCCGAGTGCGCTAACCGCTGCTGATGAAGCCTGGTTGAAAGCCCATGGCACGCAGGCTGTGATCTACCGTAAAACCCTGGAAGACGATAAAGCAGCCATGGAGCATTGGACGTTCGATCTCGTGATCGGTACCACCACGCTGGCTGCCTACGCTAAAGAGAAGGGCATACCAGCCGTGTACTATACCAACATTCTCAGTGTACGGCCCCTCTTTCTAGCCGGTGGTATGATCGCTTCGCTCAACTTTGTGCGCGATCTTCTCAACCGTAAGCCCATCTACGACCGTATGCTGGCGTTCTTTGCAGGTGAGAATCGTCAGGAGGGCCATCAATGA
- a CDS encoding tyrosine-type recombinase/integrase, producing MKPEETRVQLGEQPLTPETPIAEAGAIWLARLASAGIDSDDDDDDLDERTRERQRHHARPTIASYETALRIFVRWAERNGRTRLGDLQIADLVTYARTLRKRSYDLSQRAATQNPDQRERLSERTIHAYVRPLFGFLALADSQGAISFRVAAARPEVSRVLPRLPDPVAPTPPDLRRLVRFYDKPHGEEHERQMLTRLRNAALLHVLFSTGARISEALSLDVGDVVRDRRILPRVIVRGKGRREGTLFIRRHAEQALYRYLAARHWPSATEPLFIAFDPRTAGSRLSRISGWRIVTSAAHALADRLIWEGKTDEAELLRQVTPHTFRHFVGYHLLNEGVSLAEVSQILRHRSVEVTRSFYASYADVQLQEVHDQFSADPWPDG from the coding sequence ATGAAACCAGAAGAGACACGTGTTCAGTTGGGCGAACAGCCATTAACTCCAGAGACACCAATTGCCGAAGCCGGCGCGATCTGGCTGGCACGCCTGGCGAGCGCCGGGATTGATAGCGACGACGATGACGACGATCTTGATGAACGCACCCGTGAGCGACAACGACACCACGCCCGCCCAACCATTGCTAGCTATGAAACGGCGCTCCGCATTTTTGTGCGCTGGGCCGAACGAAACGGACGCACCCGCTTGGGTGATCTCCAGATTGCCGATCTGGTGACCTATGCCCGTACCCTGCGTAAACGCAGCTACGACCTCTCGCAGCGGGCAGCTACCCAAAACCCAGACCAACGTGAACGCCTCTCTGAACGCACCATCCATGCGTATGTCCGTCCGTTGTTCGGATTTCTGGCCCTGGCCGACTCACAAGGTGCGATCTCGTTTCGGGTTGCCGCAGCCCGACCCGAAGTTAGTCGGGTTTTGCCCCGCCTACCCGACCCGGTCGCCCCAACCCCGCCTGACCTGCGCCGACTAGTGCGTTTCTACGACAAACCACACGGCGAAGAGCACGAACGTCAGATGCTGACCCGGCTGCGCAACGCTGCGCTTCTGCATGTGCTCTTCTCGACCGGAGCACGAATTTCAGAAGCCTTGAGTCTCGATGTTGGTGACGTTGTCCGTGACCGGCGCATCCTGCCACGTGTGATTGTGCGCGGGAAGGGACGGCGTGAAGGAACGCTCTTCATCCGTCGTCATGCCGAACAGGCCCTCTATCGTTACCTCGCAGCCCGCCACTGGCCATCTGCAACCGAACCGCTCTTCATCGCCTTCGATCCACGGACTGCTGGCAGTCGCCTCTCACGGATCAGCGGTTGGCGAATCGTTACCAGCGCCGCTCATGCGCTCGCCGATCGCCTGATCTGGGAGGGCAAAACCGATGAAGCCGAATTATTACGTCAAGTTACACCACACACCTTTCGCCACTTTGTCGGCTACCACCTGTTGAACGAGGGCGTTTCTCTGGCCGAAGTCTCGCAAATCTTGCGTCATCGCAGTGTGGAAGTGACGCGCAGTTTCTACGCCAGCTACGCCGATGTGCAACTGCAAGAAGTTCACGACCAGTTCAGCGCCGATCCGTGGCCGGATGGGTAG
- a CDS encoding undecaprenyl-diphosphate phosphatase codes for MQAQSLTFPRSGLLIGFSVLLAFTLLMTVPDNPDWWQIVLLGIVQGITEWLPISSTAHLLLVSELINYQGSIGGTFEIAIQFGTVCSVLIFYGRDLLAQAGALIGRGEPIMVATARKLWLGVILAFIPAAAIGLLARDFIKGVLFESPLTMATTLIIGGIIFLWIERRDTHRPAGQIAADFATVSNRRALIVGIAQTFALVPGVSRSGASIVGGLLAGFDRPTATAFSFYLAIPTLGAATLVDLIGSLDQIQSNDWGRLLLGATVAMIVGYGCIGWLLRYVATNNFTLFGYYRIIAGILIIGAVAVGML; via the coding sequence ATGCAAGCACAATCGCTAACTTTTCCTCGTTCAGGGCTATTGATCGGGTTCAGTGTTCTGTTGGCGTTCACCCTGTTGATGACCGTCCCCGATAACCCTGACTGGTGGCAAATCGTTCTGCTAGGTATTGTGCAGGGGATTACCGAATGGCTGCCGATCTCATCGACCGCACACCTCTTATTGGTCAGTGAACTCATCAACTACCAAGGGAGTATCGGCGGTACCTTTGAAATCGCCATCCAGTTCGGTACGGTCTGCTCAGTCTTGATCTTCTATGGGCGCGATCTCTTGGCCCAGGCAGGCGCGCTGATCGGGCGCGGCGAACCCATCATGGTAGCAACGGCACGGAAACTCTGGTTAGGTGTCATACTGGCCTTCATCCCAGCAGCAGCCATCGGCCTGCTGGCCCGCGATTTCATCAAAGGGGTTCTGTTCGAGTCGCCATTGACTATGGCAACGACCCTGATCATTGGTGGGATCATCTTCCTCTGGATCGAACGGCGTGACACTCATCGACCAGCCGGCCAAATTGCCGCCGATTTTGCCACCGTCTCGAATCGCCGCGCCCTTATCGTCGGCATCGCCCAAACATTTGCGCTCGTGCCAGGAGTCTCACGCTCAGGCGCTTCAATTGTGGGAGGATTACTGGCCGGCTTCGACCGACCAACGGCCACAGCCTTTTCATTTTATCTCGCTATCCCAACCCTTGGCGCAGCGACACTGGTCGATCTGATCGGCAGTCTCGACCAGATTCAGAGTAACGACTGGGGCCGCCTCCTGCTCGGCGCGACGGTGGCTATGATTGTAGGGTACGGCTGTATTGGCTGGCTCTTACGCTATGTCGCGACGAATAACTTTACGCTATTTGGCTACTATCGGATCATCGCCGGTATCCTGATCATCGGTGCCGTCGCAGTGGGTATGCTATGA
- a CDS encoding aspartate aminotransferase family protein — MSLEQQYRQRFAGSAVLAERAYQRFPGGATHDGRYADPFPLFMERANGPYKWDVDDNRMIDYWCGHGALLLGHGHPAIVAAITQQAPVATHLGASHRLELEWADLIVELIPAAERVRFTASGSEATTLALRIARAATGKNTLIRFAGHFHGWHDALAPGADPDDPNRGVLPSTLDSLIILPTDLDQVAATLATRNDIAAVILEPTGASYGSIPLPADFLVGLRELTHRYGVIMIADEVVTGFRVTPGGACARAGVLPDLVCLAKIVAGGLPGGALAGRAELLDLLAHDECGPRGRIRQQGTFNANPLSAAAGIAMLRAVATGEPGAVAARRGTMLVQMLNELFRSYCLQGWTAFGDGSIFHLFVDPTTDLVPGEIPRNLPLATLKRGGDPRLLRLLRMALHLNGVDLMRGRSGFVSAVHSEEDIHATIAAMAAAIELVMREI, encoded by the coding sequence ATGTCACTTGAACAGCAATACCGTCAGCGCTTCGCCGGTTCGGCGGTACTGGCCGAGCGCGCTTATCAGCGTTTTCCAGGTGGCGCAACCCACGATGGCCGTTACGCCGATCCGTTCCCTCTCTTCATGGAACGTGCTAATGGGCCGTACAAGTGGGATGTTGATGACAATCGGATGATCGATTACTGGTGCGGCCACGGGGCACTCTTACTCGGACACGGTCATCCGGCTATCGTGGCCGCCATTACCCAACAGGCTCCGGTAGCGACCCATCTCGGTGCTAGCCATCGGCTTGAGTTGGAATGGGCTGATTTGATCGTCGAGCTGATCCCGGCTGCCGAACGTGTCCGCTTTACCGCCTCTGGCAGCGAAGCCACCACGCTCGCGCTCCGCATTGCCCGAGCAGCCACCGGTAAGAACACACTCATTCGGTTTGCCGGTCATTTCCATGGCTGGCACGATGCGCTCGCCCCAGGTGCTGATCCCGATGACCCCAATCGTGGTGTATTACCATCAACGCTGGATAGTCTGATCATTTTGCCAACGGATCTCGATCAGGTTGCCGCCACACTGGCTACTCGTAACGACATCGCGGCTGTGATCCTCGAACCCACCGGCGCCTCATACGGCTCCATTCCGCTACCGGCTGATTTTCTGGTCGGTTTGCGTGAACTTACGCACCGTTACGGTGTGATCATGATTGCCGATGAGGTGGTCACTGGCTTTCGGGTAACACCAGGCGGCGCCTGTGCTCGGGCCGGCGTGCTTCCCGATCTAGTCTGTCTGGCAAAGATCGTAGCCGGCGGCTTGCCCGGCGGTGCGCTCGCCGGTCGGGCAGAACTGCTCGACCTTCTTGCTCATGATGAGTGCGGACCACGTGGCCGAATCCGTCAGCAGGGTACGTTCAATGCCAACCCACTCTCGGCAGCAGCGGGTATTGCCATGCTCCGCGCAGTCGCGACCGGTGAACCAGGCGCAGTTGCTGCCCGGCGGGGGACAATGCTGGTTCAGATGTTAAATGAACTCTTCAGATCGTATTGTCTGCAAGGTTGGACTGCCTTCGGTGATGGTTCCATCTTTCACCTTTTCGTTGATCCGACAACCGATCTGGTACCGGGTGAGATTCCACGCAATTTACCACTCGCCACACTCAAACGGGGTGGCGATCCACGATTACTGCGCCTGCTGCGTATGGCTCTTCACCTAAACGGTGTCGATTTGATGCGTGGCCGGAGCGGCTTTGTCTCGGCTGTGCATAGCGAAGAGGACATCCACGCCACAATTGCCGCCATGGCCGCAGCAATCGAGCTGGTGATGCGCGAAATATAG
- a CDS encoding metallophosphoesterase codes for MRIVVLSDIHSNIVALETVLADAGSFDALWCLGDTIGYGPAPNECVELIRKHATITLTGNHDLACLGKISLDDFNPDARRANLWNGLQLKPSNREWLLPLPPACSADHQCYLAHGSPREPVWEYLLMPSQALANLEWFTESICFIGHSHVQFAFRCSRDDRRCERIVPEADSQLNFTDDARYFVNPGSVGQPRDHDPRAAYAIFDTERQTLTFKRVAYDIKQTQEQMRDYGLPSALIYRLSIGM; via the coding sequence ATGCGAATTGTCGTTCTTTCCGATATCCACTCAAATATCGTTGCTCTTGAAACGGTGTTAGCCGATGCCGGATCATTTGATGCCCTATGGTGTTTAGGCGACACCATAGGGTATGGCCCCGCGCCAAACGAATGCGTCGAACTGATCCGGAAACATGCAACGATTACGCTCACCGGTAATCACGATCTGGCCTGTCTCGGTAAGATTAGTCTCGACGACTTCAACCCGGACGCACGGCGAGCTAATCTCTGGAACGGTTTACAACTCAAGCCGTCCAATCGCGAATGGCTGCTGCCACTACCTCCTGCCTGTAGCGCCGACCATCAATGCTACCTGGCCCATGGCAGCCCCCGTGAGCCGGTCTGGGAATATTTACTCATGCCTTCGCAAGCCTTGGCCAACCTCGAATGGTTTACTGAATCGATCTGCTTTATCGGTCATTCCCATGTTCAATTCGCTTTTCGCTGTTCACGCGATGACCGGCGATGTGAACGGATTGTACCAGAAGCAGACAGCCAGTTGAACTTTACCGACGACGCACGCTACTTTGTCAATCCCGGTAGCGTCGGGCAACCACGGGATCACGATCCCCGAGCGGCATACGCAATTTTTGATACCGAACGGCAAACGTTGACCTTCAAGCGGGTAGCCTACGATATCAAACAGACACAAGAACAAATGCGCGATTACGGCTTGCCATCGGCTCTGATTTACCGTCTGAGTATAGGGATGTAA
- a CDS encoding response regulator, with protein sequence MKPPTLLIVDDDDTLAEMLELMLRSAGYEVRRATSGEEALQQIYKTPPDALICDVLLPGIDGYTLCKRVRQHPLTKTLPILMLTAQGDISAKIAGFEAGANDYLAKPFEPQELVYRVKNLLTRITNDAPATPLPRGKIITVFGAKGGVGKTTIAVSLALALRLRTRRRVIIVDADLTFGDVAVHLNIAPTRSIVDVVRTSDEIEREMINQVLLAHPSGLQALLAPPRPEESELVNADHMTRILDLLAVSADYVVVDCQTSYDDRTLSVFDRADHVLLVITPEIGPLKNTNMFLSLAGQLGINQRAISIVLNRANSGVGIGISEIERVLRRKVNFHVMSGGQPVVTAVNRGTPLILEQPKHPFVQQILYITDQLIKQLETAQVTQPTPPTG encoded by the coding sequence ATGAAACCACCAACTCTCCTGATCGTTGATGATGACGATACCCTTGCCGAGATGCTAGAATTAATGCTGCGTAGCGCTGGCTACGAAGTACGGCGTGCAACAAGTGGGGAAGAGGCACTACAGCAGATTTACAAGACTCCTCCCGACGCGCTGATTTGTGATGTGCTCCTCCCTGGTATCGATGGCTATACGCTGTGTAAGCGGGTAAGACAGCACCCGCTCACCAAAACATTACCTATTTTGATGCTGACCGCTCAGGGTGATATTAGCGCTAAGATTGCCGGATTTGAGGCGGGTGCTAACGATTACCTGGCCAAACCCTTTGAACCACAAGAGTTAGTTTACCGGGTGAAAAACCTGCTGACACGGATCACCAATGATGCCCCGGCTACGCCATTACCACGCGGTAAGATTATTACCGTTTTCGGCGCCAAAGGTGGTGTCGGTAAGACGACCATTGCTGTGTCGCTGGCACTGGCACTACGTCTGCGTACCCGTCGTCGGGTTATTATTGTCGATGCCGATCTCACCTTCGGCGATGTGGCCGTCCATCTCAATATTGCGCCGACGCGCAGCATCGTCGATGTTGTACGCACCAGCGACGAAATCGAGCGCGAGATGATTAATCAGGTATTGCTCGCCCATCCATCAGGATTACAGGCGCTGCTGGCACCGCCACGCCCTGAAGAGTCCGAACTGGTCAACGCCGATCACATGACCCGTATTCTCGATTTATTGGCGGTGAGCGCTGATTATGTGGTAGTGGATTGTCAGACAAGCTACGATGATCGCACCCTATCAGTCTTTGACCGTGCCGATCATGTCCTGTTGGTGATTACCCCGGAAATAGGTCCACTGAAAAACACTAATATGTTTCTAAGTTTAGCCGGTCAACTGGGAATTAACCAGCGTGCAATTAGCATCGTCCTAAACCGGGCTAATTCAGGAGTAGGTATAGGGATAAGCGAGATTGAGCGGGTATTACGGCGCAAGGTTAACTTTCACGTAATGAGCGGTGGGCAACCAGTGGTAACTGCGGTTAATCGTGGTACACCGCTGATCCTTGAACAACCAAAACATCCGTTCGTCCAACAGATTTTGTATATTACCGATCAACTGATCAAGCAGCTTGAAACAGCACAGGTGACGCAGCCAACACCACCGACAGGGTAA
- a CDS encoding diguanylate cyclase — MKPDPKEQFAALRQRYAAQLAERVAAILSAWQHLEQSQWDKSVGLEVRQLVHKLAGSAAMFGFADLGAVAHEIDLGLQTWLEHDHLPDIVTRQHLAHHVTLLQRMVHKDQPLTTETPPADPSQLSVTASSAPTAPAAKHAPTVASVTPELEQSIPRETNKLPRTIILVEDDREYANTLTEQLRLFNYDTHLITDLEGLPTLVRAINPAAIIMDIVFPSGDLAGVEAIATLQRERTAPVPVIYISQRDDFAARLAAVRSGGHAYFAKPVDAGQLINALDRLTGSEETIPLRVLIVDDDPDFGNRCVHDLEIAGIHARAITDPRETLDYLQIFRPDLLILDMYMPICSGKELASIIRQQDRYVGMPIVFLSAETNRTQQQAALSLGADDFLAKPISPPDLVAAISARAVRARYLQRFLLRDSLTGLLNHQAVEEELAREFARAERLQQPLSIAIIDIDHFKRVNDSYGHLIGDQVLRSFARLLQQRLRQSDLIGRHGGEEFLVALPNTSLIEARTLIDSLRSSFAALQHYGPNGMFRVTFSAGIAGYPQHRSQIGVMQAADAALYQAKRNGRNRVTVDAHRDDLPTFVLSTTKDTATTKTETIRRALIISTNGIQRRLLRQALSEQGFMYDMINDVEHALKYESPIPPNLILVDMTQIEGTHTAKLVQLREYFTNAHIVTIAPATAEPRAATTVAFGADDYLLVPLAAGALQALLDRLAASERSN, encoded by the coding sequence ATGAAACCCGATCCTAAAGAACAGTTTGCCGCGCTGCGTCAACGCTACGCAGCACAGCTTGCCGAGCGCGTGGCGGCAATTCTTAGTGCTTGGCAACACCTCGAACAAAGCCAGTGGGACAAGTCGGTTGGGCTGGAAGTCCGGCAACTAGTTCATAAGCTGGCCGGATCGGCTGCCATGTTTGGCTTTGCCGATCTCGGTGCGGTTGCCCATGAGATTGATCTTGGCTTGCAAACCTGGCTGGAGCACGATCACCTGCCAGACATTGTTACCCGTCAACATCTGGCACACCATGTCACGCTGTTGCAGAGGATGGTGCATAAAGATCAACCGCTCACCACTGAGACACCACCTGCTGACCCTTCCCAGCTATCGGTGACCGCATCCTCAGCACCGACAGCACCAGCGGCAAAACATGCACCGACCGTCGCCTCCGTTACACCAGAGCTGGAGCAGTCCATTCCGCGTGAGACCAATAAGCTCCCACGCACGATCATTCTGGTTGAAGATGATCGTGAGTACGCTAACACACTCACCGAACAATTACGGCTTTTCAACTACGACACCCATCTGATAACCGATCTTGAGGGTCTGCCAACACTGGTGCGGGCAATTAACCCGGCAGCGATTATCATGGATATCGTGTTTCCATCAGGTGATCTGGCCGGTGTCGAAGCAATTGCTACGCTTCAGCGCGAACGCACAGCGCCTGTTCCCGTCATTTATATTTCACAACGTGACGATTTCGCTGCCCGGCTGGCCGCAGTGCGCAGCGGTGGTCACGCCTATTTTGCCAAACCGGTGGATGCCGGGCAGCTTATTAACGCTTTAGATCGATTAACCGGCAGCGAAGAAACGATACCCCTGCGTGTGCTCATCGTTGATGATGATCCCGATTTCGGGAACCGCTGTGTCCACGATCTCGAAATAGCTGGCATCCATGCGCGGGCTATTACCGACCCCCGTGAAACCCTCGATTATTTACAGATATTTCGGCCTGATCTTCTCATTCTTGATATGTATATGCCGATCTGTAGCGGTAAAGAATTAGCCAGCATCATTCGTCAACAAGACCGCTACGTCGGAATGCCCATTGTCTTTCTTTCAGCCGAAACGAATCGAACCCAACAACAAGCAGCATTATCGCTCGGTGCTGACGATTTTCTCGCTAAGCCGATCTCTCCACCAGACCTGGTTGCAGCTATTTCAGCGCGTGCGGTGCGTGCCCGCTATCTCCAACGCTTCCTGCTACGCGATAGTTTGACCGGTTTGCTTAACCATCAGGCAGTTGAGGAAGAGCTGGCTCGCGAGTTTGCCCGCGCCGAACGTCTGCAACAGCCACTGTCAATTGCTATCATCGACATCGATCATTTCAAGCGGGTCAACGACTCGTATGGGCATCTGATTGGCGATCAAGTCTTACGCAGCTTCGCTCGTCTTCTGCAACAACGTTTGCGCCAGAGCGATTTGATCGGGCGCCACGGTGGTGAAGAATTTCTGGTCGCTCTACCCAATACGTCGCTGATCGAGGCCCGAACCCTAATCGACAGTCTGCGCAGCAGCTTTGCCGCGTTACAACACTACGGGCCAAACGGGATGTTTCGTGTAACCTTCAGTGCCGGGATCGCAGGATATCCCCAACATCGGAGTCAAATCGGGGTGATGCAGGCCGCTGATGCTGCCCTCTATCAGGCCAAGCGCAACGGACGTAATCGTGTGACCGTTGATGCGCATCGCGACGATCTACCAACATTCGTTCTTTCAACCACCAAAGATACCGCAACCACCAAAACCGAAACGATCCGGCGAGCACTGATTATCAGTACAAACGGGATTCAACGCCGTCTGTTACGCCAGGCACTCAGCGAACAGGGCTTCATGTACGATATGATCAACGATGTTGAACATGCGTTGAAATACGAGTCACCGATTCCCCCCAACCTCATTCTGGTCGATATGACCCAGATCGAAGGGACACACACGGCGAAGCTAGTACAGTTGCGCGAATATTTTACCAATGCGCACATTGTAACCATTGCACCGGCTACCGCAGAACCACGAGCTGCTACAACTGTGGCATTTGGCGCCGATGATTACCTACTCGTTCCATTAGCTGCCGGCGCATTACAGGCCTTGCTCGATAGACTGGCTGCATCTGAGAGGAGCAATTAG
- a CDS encoding response regulator → MTSLQKILFVEDDPDIQMVAQLALEAVGGYTVQMCSSGKEALAVAEQFAPDLILLDVMMPGMDGPTTLMELRKKPSLTHTPVVFMTARVQRHEIEQYLAMGAADVISKPFDPMTLSAQVADIWVKANETRS, encoded by the coding sequence GTGACGTCTCTACAGAAGATACTCTTCGTTGAGGATGATCCCGATATTCAGATGGTTGCCCAACTGGCTCTGGAGGCGGTAGGCGGCTACACCGTTCAGATGTGCAGCTCGGGCAAAGAAGCATTGGCCGTCGCCGAACAATTTGCGCCTGACCTGATCCTGCTCGATGTCATGATGCCGGGCATGGATGGGCCAACCACGTTGATGGAATTACGCAAGAAGCCATCTCTGACCCACACGCCGGTTGTCTTCATGACCGCTCGTGTGCAGCGTCACGAGATTGAACAGTACCTGGCAATGGGGGCGGCTGACGTTATCTCAAAACCTTTTGATCCCATGACTCTATCGGCACAGGTTGCAGACATTTGGGTTAAAGCCAATGAAACCCGATCCTAA